In Candidatus Sedimenticola sp. (ex Thyasira tokunagai), the following proteins share a genomic window:
- a CDS encoding ATPase, with protein sequence MKLSLEQFRAWNSKSITLLGMSGVGKTDLSTLLRRHNWFHYSGDYRIGTRYLDEFILDLIKQQAMQVPFLRDLLRKDWIYIRNNIKVDDLGPVLGFVGKLGNPELGGIPLQEFEQRQALYRQAEINAMRDVPVFIEKAKKIYGYQHFVNDVGGSLCELEEPGIIDLLSRHTLILYIQTSSSEEEEALIQRAQNNPKPLYFRPGFLTEQLAAYLDEKKLQYAAEIDPKDFTRWVFPKLFHARIPRYEAIAAPQGYTVTSKEVSAIRDEADFLELMEIAIKRNNDK encoded by the coding sequence GTGAAACTGAGCCTGGAACAGTTCAGAGCCTGGAACAGCAAGAGCATCACCTTGCTTGGGATGTCCGGTGTCGGCAAGACAGATCTCTCTACCTTGCTGCGTCGGCACAACTGGTTCCACTACTCCGGTGACTACCGCATAGGTACGCGCTATCTGGATGAGTTTATTCTTGACCTGATAAAACAGCAGGCGATGCAGGTGCCGTTTCTGCGTGACCTGCTGCGTAAAGATTGGATCTATATCCGCAACAACATCAAAGTGGACGATCTGGGGCCGGTGCTGGGCTTTGTCGGCAAACTGGGCAACCCCGAACTGGGTGGCATACCGCTACAGGAGTTTGAACAGCGTCAGGCGCTCTACCGCCAAGCGGAGATCAATGCCATGAGAGATGTGCCGGTCTTTATCGAAAAGGCGAAGAAGATCTACGGCTACCAACATTTTGTCAATGATGTCGGCGGCAGCCTATGTGAACTGGAAGAACCGGGTATTATCGACCTGCTGTCCCGACATACGCTGATACTCTATATCCAGACCAGCTCCAGTGAGGAGGAAGAGGCGCTGATTCAGCGCGCTCAGAACAATCCTAAGCCGCTCTATTTCAGGCCCGGTTTTCTCACCGAGCAGTTGGCGGCCTATCTGGATGAAAAGAAGCTCCAATACGCCGCGGAGATAGACCCTAAAGACTTTACCCGCTGGGTTTTTCCCAAGCTGTTCCATGCCCGCATCCCCCGCTATGAAGCGATAGCCGCGCCCCAGGGCTATACCGTCACCTCAAAAGAGGTGAGTGCAATAAGAGACGAAGCGGACTTCCTTGAGTTGATGGAGATTGCCATCAAACGCAATAACGACAAATAA
- a CDS encoding efflux RND transporter permease subunit, whose protein sequence is MLARLYRNHVLANLTFVLVLLVGYLSYNLLPREQDPSINFNWINITTILPGAAAEDVEKQVTEVIEKKIRGISDIKFVSSVSRESASSILVRFEDIPSRRFDKRVADLRREVQNAEAELPDDASSPFVFEITTANAFPSATLAVVGSADDENLRRQAESIKKDLERIKGVDRILETALHPPELQINFIPHRLEAAGIAPAQLANTVAASFRDLAAGRARVGDHTWLVRIIGRDSSPEALAALPVAGAEGEILLGDIAEVVRARGKADELVRYGGRPAVMLALTKKEGANTLQLVERINDYIAGRNRFREQNGADLMLVDDQTQITRNALNIMQTNALLGLLMVLLVTWLFLGSRIALLTTIGIPFILAGTFWLLSVIGQTLNVSVLLGVVISLGMLVDDAVVVVESIYYRLQRGAAVLPATLASLKEVVGPVTTAVLTTMAAFLPLMLLPGILGKYMMVIPLVVTIALAISLVEAYWMLPAHITAMNLDFSRPSPLQRIRTNTLHWIRVKYTKLLVRALRWPKTILLGMVLLFIGAVTVTAGGHIKIDFFASDPIRLFYVSLEMPAGTPLDRTLEKVLEVEKKVRAQARPGEVRNIISYAGQQFTETAPFFGDHYGQVLVALNPKEDELRGVDEMIESMRSQVMSTAGPNNLSFLRIAGGPPTSKPIIIKVRGDDSTKIRQAAAILKKIMAEDPAIRDITDDDSRGQMELQARVNQDAARRAGINPAEAMRTLRLLVDGEIVARMQDRGEELEVRVQAKPRTLQSIMEPGNYTLPLAAGGRIALKELFHTETTASLGNIRHYNFRRTITVEADIDKTLTDTVTANNLILAEWEKVRDNYPSINLDLTGELDDIQESIDSILVLFLFGVGLMYMILGTQFKSYFQPLMILATVPMAFTGVVTGLWITDNPLSLFTLYGVVALSGIAVNAAIVLISAANERLNRGMSVLHATLYAARRRVIPILITSMTTIAGLFSLATGLGGHSLMWGPVATAIVWGLLVSTVLTLFVTPLLYRIFMGFEWVVRRRAPVAAAESK, encoded by the coding sequence ATGCTCGCCCGCCTCTACCGCAACCATGTGCTTGCCAACCTCACCTTTGTTCTGGTGCTGTTGGTGGGCTACCTCTCCTACAACCTGCTGCCCCGGGAGCAGGATCCAAGCATCAACTTCAACTGGATCAATATCACCACAATACTGCCGGGTGCGGCAGCAGAGGATGTGGAAAAACAGGTCACCGAGGTAATAGAGAAGAAGATCCGCGGCATCTCCGACATCAAGTTCGTCTCCAGTGTCAGCCGTGAAAGCGCCTCCAGCATACTGGTGAGGTTCGAGGACATCCCTTCCCGACGCTTCGACAAGCGGGTGGCCGATCTGCGCCGCGAGGTACAGAACGCCGAAGCTGAACTGCCGGATGACGCCTCCTCACCCTTCGTCTTCGAGATCACCACCGCCAACGCATTCCCCTCCGCCACCCTCGCTGTGGTCGGGTCTGCGGATGATGAAAACCTGCGCCGCCAGGCCGAGAGCATCAAGAAGGATCTGGAGCGGATCAAGGGGGTGGACCGCATCCTCGAGACCGCCCTTCACCCGCCGGAGCTGCAGATCAATTTTATCCCCCACCGCCTGGAGGCTGCAGGTATCGCCCCGGCACAACTCGCCAACACGGTAGCCGCCAGTTTCCGCGACCTCGCCGCCGGCAGAGCCCGGGTCGGTGATCACACATGGCTGGTGCGTATCATCGGCCGTGACAGCAGCCCCGAAGCGCTGGCCGCTCTGCCGGTGGCGGGCGCAGAGGGAGAGATCCTGCTGGGTGATATTGCTGAGGTGGTGCGCGCCCGCGGCAAGGCCGACGAACTGGTGCGCTATGGCGGTCGACCGGCGGTGATGCTCGCACTGACAAAAAAAGAGGGCGCCAACACCCTGCAACTGGTGGAGCGAATCAACGACTACATCGCCGGCCGCAACCGCTTCCGTGAGCAGAACGGCGCTGACCTGATGCTGGTGGATGACCAGACCCAGATCACCCGCAACGCCCTTAACATCATGCAGACCAACGCCCTCCTCGGCCTGCTGATGGTGCTGCTGGTGACCTGGCTCTTTCTCGGCAGCCGCATCGCCCTGCTCACCACCATCGGTATCCCCTTTATTCTCGCCGGCACCTTCTGGCTGCTCAGTGTCATCGGGCAGACCCTTAACGTCAGTGTGCTGCTGGGGGTGGTGATCAGCCTCGGTATGCTGGTGGACGATGCGGTGGTGGTAGTGGAGTCGATCTACTACCGCCTGCAGCGCGGTGCGGCGGTACTGCCCGCCACCCTCGCCTCTCTGAAGGAGGTGGTCGGGCCGGTGACCACCGCCGTGCTCACCACCATGGCCGCTTTTCTGCCACTGATGCTGCTCCCCGGCATTCTCGGCAAGTACATGATGGTCATCCCCCTGGTGGTCACCATCGCGCTGGCCATCAGCCTGGTGGAGGCCTACTGGATGCTGCCGGCCCACATCACGGCAATGAACCTAGACTTCAGCCGCCCTTCACCACTGCAGCGCATAAGAACCAACACCCTTCACTGGATCCGGGTGAAATACACCAAGCTTCTGGTGCGCGCTCTGCGTTGGCCGAAGACTATACTGCTCGGTATGGTGCTGCTTTTCATCGGCGCCGTCACCGTCACCGCGGGCGGTCACATCAAGATCGACTTTTTTGCTTCCGATCCCATCCGTCTCTTCTACGTCAGTCTGGAGATGCCTGCCGGCACACCCCTGGATCGCACCCTGGAGAAGGTTTTGGAGGTGGAGAAGAAAGTACGCGCCCAGGCACGCCCCGGCGAGGTGCGCAACATCATCAGCTATGCCGGACAGCAGTTTACCGAAACCGCCCCCTTCTTTGGCGACCACTACGGCCAAGTGCTGGTGGCACTCAATCCCAAGGAGGATGAGTTGCGCGGTGTCGATGAGATGATCGAGTCGATGCGCAGCCAGGTGATGTCTACCGCCGGGCCCAATAATCTCTCATTTCTGCGTATCGCCGGCGGCCCTCCCACCTCCAAACCGATCATCATCAAGGTACGTGGAGACGACAGCACGAAAATCCGGCAAGCCGCTGCGATACTAAAAAAAATCATGGCGGAAGATCCCGCCATCCGTGACATCACCGATGACGACAGCCGCGGCCAGATGGAGCTACAGGCGCGGGTCAACCAGGATGCCGCCCGCCGCGCCGGCATCAACCCCGCCGAGGCGATGCGCACACTGCGGCTGCTGGTGGATGGCGAGATAGTGGCCAGGATGCAGGACCGCGGTGAAGAACTGGAGGTTCGGGTGCAGGCCAAACCCCGCACCCTGCAGAGCATCATGGAGCCGGGCAACTACACCCTGCCACTGGCGGCCGGCGGTCGTATCGCCCTCAAGGAGTTGTTCCATACCGAGACCACAGCGAGTCTCGGCAATATCCGCCACTACAACTTCCGCCGCACCATCACCGTGGAGGCGGATATCGACAAAACTTTGACCGATACCGTTACCGCCAACAACCTAATCCTGGCAGAGTGGGAGAAGGTGCGTGATAACTACCCCAGCATCAATCTCGACCTCACCGGCGAGCTGGACGATATCCAGGAGAGTATCGACTCGATTCTGGTGCTGTTCCTCTTCGGTGTCGGCCTGATGTATATGATCCTCGGCACCCAGTTCAAGAGCTACTTCCAGCCGCTGATGATCCTCGCCACCGTCCCCATGGCCTTCACCGGCGTGGTCACCGGCTTGTGGATCACCGACAATCCGCTGAGCCTCTTCACTCTTTACGGTGTCGTCGCCCTCTCGGGTATCGCCGTTAACGCCGCCATCGTACTCATCAGCGCCGCCAATGAGCGACTGAATCGCGGCATGAGCGTACTCCACGCCACCCTCTACGCCGCCCGCCGCCGGGTGATCCCGATCCTCATCACCTCCATGACCACCATCGCCGGGCTCTTCTCACTGGCCACCGGCCTTGGCGGTCACTCCCTGATGTGGGGGCCGGTGGCCACCGCCATCGTCTGGGGACTGCTGGTCTCAACCGTGTTGACGCTGTTTGTCACCCCCCTGCTCTATCGTATATTTATGGGCTTTGAGTGGGTGGTGCGGCGGCGGGCACCAGTTGCGGCGGCAGAAAGTAAATAA
- a CDS encoding efflux RND transporter periplasmic adaptor subunit — MSHTKSYLALLLCLLLPTQQLIAEDATTHITTSGISEIAYQPEYSAPATTLSLNDSRISAETAGRIGRITVRVGDTIEKGALLIELICTDNRLRLRQASAAVTRANAQVTLAERQKKRTSSLRKDRNISEELFNQREADLKMARADLASRLAAKEEAEVAVGRCRTTAPFGGIILERLAGEGEWVSPGEPLIRLLDNRRLEISAQIPSDRIKSLEKAKSLTFESNRQQFSLQLRRLLPVVESRGRYREARLVFTADKALPGSSGRLLWQAPTPHLPSDLLLQRDGRIGLFLAVDGAARFHPLPDALEGQPAAVTLPPSSRLIIDGRQGLNNGDSVREKN, encoded by the coding sequence ATGAGCCACACAAAAAGTTACCTCGCTCTGCTGCTCTGCCTGCTACTGCCGACACAACAGCTGATTGCCGAAGATGCCACCACGCACATCACCACAAGTGGTATCAGTGAAATTGCGTACCAGCCGGAGTACAGCGCACCCGCCACCACCTTGAGTCTAAACGACAGCCGCATCAGCGCCGAGACCGCCGGACGCATCGGCCGGATAACGGTACGAGTGGGAGATACCATTGAAAAGGGTGCGCTACTGATAGAGCTGATCTGCACCGACAACCGGCTGCGGCTACGCCAGGCATCAGCTGCAGTTACCAGAGCCAACGCCCAGGTGACTCTCGCTGAGCGGCAGAAAAAACGCACCAGCTCCCTGCGTAAGGATCGCAACATCTCCGAGGAGCTGTTCAATCAGCGTGAGGCTGACTTAAAGATGGCCAGGGCCGACCTCGCCTCCCGCCTGGCGGCAAAAGAGGAAGCCGAGGTCGCCGTGGGCCGCTGCCGCACCACCGCCCCCTTCGGCGGCATCATCCTCGAACGACTGGCCGGTGAAGGGGAGTGGGTCTCTCCCGGAGAACCTCTGATCCGGTTGTTGGACAACCGCCGACTGGAGATCTCCGCACAGATTCCAAGCGACCGGATCAAAAGCCTGGAAAAGGCCAAGAGCCTCACGTTTGAGTCAAACCGACAACAGTTCAGTCTGCAACTACGACGGCTTCTGCCGGTGGTGGAGTCCCGCGGGCGCTACCGTGAAGCCCGCCTGGTATTTACCGCCGACAAAGCACTGCCGGGCAGCAGCGGGCGCCTGCTATGGCAAGCCCCCACCCCTCACCTGCCTTCAGACCTGCTGCTGCAACGGGACGGCCGGATTGGTCTCTTCCTGGCAGTTGATGGGGCTGCACGTTTTCACCCCCTGCCTGATGCGCTGGAGGGACAACCTGCAGCGGTGACCCTGCCGCCCTCGAGCCGGTTGATCATAGACGGCCGCCAGGGACTGAACAACGGTGATTCGGTTCGGGAAAAGAATTGA
- a CDS encoding PadR family transcriptional regulator has product MDINNLCLGALSLGEASGYQIKKMFEKQFSHFQAASFGSIYPALAKLTEQGLVSFREETQEKRPTKKVFTITPSGQKQFVDTLCKTEPQEQYRSDFMVLMTFAHLLPQERLTEVLERQTAQIKAELETLQEIYANDRRLTSGMRFTLEYGIAVNQSLLALMEQRREPLVLEIEMEKREVSAS; this is encoded by the coding sequence ATGGATATCAACAATCTCTGCCTCGGCGCACTCTCACTGGGTGAAGCCAGCGGCTACCAAATCAAGAAGATGTTCGAAAAGCAGTTCAGCCACTTTCAGGCGGCCAGCTTTGGCTCGATCTATCCCGCCCTGGCCAAACTGACGGAGCAGGGACTGGTCAGCTTCCGCGAAGAAACTCAGGAAAAGCGGCCGACCAAGAAGGTCTTTACCATCACCCCTTCGGGGCAAAAACAGTTCGTGGATACCCTCTGCAAAACTGAACCCCAAGAGCAGTATCGCAGTGACTTTATGGTGCTGATGACCTTTGCCCATCTACTGCCGCAAGAGCGGCTGACAGAGGTGCTGGAGCGTCAGACAGCACAGATCAAAGCTGAGTTGGAGACCCTGCAAGAGATCTACGCCAATGATCGGCGGCTAACCAGCGGTATGCGCTTTACCCTGGAGTATGGCATCGCCGTCAACCAGAGCCTGTTGGCACTGATGGAGCAACGTAGAGAGCCGTTGGTGCTGGAGATCGAGATGGAAAAGAGAGAGGTGTCTGCATCATGA
- a CDS encoding class I SAM-dependent rRNA methyltransferase has protein sequence MNAIPLRLKKNLDRRLRAGHCWVYSNEVDTAATPLKEMAPGQSVDILSHQGKWLGSGYANPHSLICARLVSRDREHPLTASLLVHRLKMALGLRRRLFAKAYYRLVFGESDGLPGLVVDRFGDYLVVQITTAGMEQMKQEIVAALEKVVKPAAVLFRNDTQIREMEGLERYVEPALGDWPEQLEVEENGVHFQVPSREGQKTGWFFDQAANRQRMAPYVGGKRVLDVCSYVGAWGVQAAVQGATDVLCVDASATALDAVDANAALNGVTEKVAGLQGDAFDALRELRAERQRFDVVMLDPPAFIKRRKDIKEGTLAYRRLNQLGLQLLSRDGMLVTSSCSHHMSRDSLLQVVQQAARHTDRSLQLLEQGQQGPDHPIHPAMPETAYLKAFYLRVLPAF, from the coding sequence ATGAATGCGATCCCCCTGCGTCTCAAGAAAAACCTCGATCGTCGCCTGCGTGCCGGCCACTGCTGGGTCTATAGCAATGAGGTGGATACCGCGGCAACTCCACTGAAAGAGATGGCCCCCGGCCAGTCGGTGGATATTCTCAGCCATCAGGGGAAGTGGCTTGGCTCAGGTTATGCCAATCCCCATTCATTGATCTGTGCCCGTTTGGTAAGCCGGGATCGTGAGCACCCACTCACAGCATCACTGTTGGTACATCGGCTGAAGATGGCCCTGGGGCTGCGCCGGCGGCTCTTTGCTAAAGCTTACTATCGCCTTGTCTTTGGTGAGAGTGATGGTCTGCCTGGGCTTGTGGTTGACCGCTTTGGTGATTACCTGGTGGTTCAGATCACCACTGCCGGGATGGAGCAGATGAAGCAGGAGATTGTGGCCGCGCTCGAGAAGGTGGTGAAGCCAGCCGCTGTTCTCTTTCGCAACGATACGCAGATTCGGGAGATGGAGGGGTTGGAGCGCTATGTGGAACCGGCTCTGGGTGACTGGCCGGAACAGCTTGAGGTGGAGGAGAATGGCGTACATTTCCAGGTGCCTTCCCGTGAAGGGCAGAAGACCGGCTGGTTCTTTGATCAGGCGGCCAACAGGCAGCGAATGGCGCCCTATGTTGGTGGTAAACGGGTGCTGGACGTCTGCAGCTACGTCGGTGCCTGGGGTGTTCAGGCGGCGGTTCAGGGTGCCACCGATGTACTCTGTGTCGATGCCTCAGCAACAGCACTGGATGCGGTGGATGCCAATGCGGCATTGAATGGTGTTACTGAGAAAGTAGCCGGTCTGCAGGGGGATGCCTTTGATGCTTTGCGGGAGTTGCGGGCGGAGCGGCAGCGCTTTGATGTAGTGATGCTTGATCCCCCTGCCTTTATCAAGCGCAGAAAGGATATCAAGGAGGGGACACTGGCGTATCGACGTCTGAATCAGCTGGGGCTGCAGCTATTGAGTAGGGACGGCATGTTGGTCACCTCCTCCTGTTCACACCATATGAGCAGAGATAGCTTACTGCAGGTGGTACAGCAAGCGGCAAGGCATACAGATAGAAGTTTGCAGCTATTGGAGCAGGGGCAGCAGGGGCCGGACCATCCTATACATCCGGCAATGCCCGAGACCGCCTATCTCAAGGCGTTCTATCTGCGGGTATTGCCGGCTTTTTAG
- a CDS encoding helix-turn-helix transcriptional regulator — MKTPLDLGTLGHRMRFRRQEKGWTQEQLAVRAGTNQAVIQKIENGKSLRPRKIDQIAAVLDVNPAWLMFGDELAATLPEEAMTVANEWNRIPEPDRSRIRQEIQNLAR; from the coding sequence ATGAAGACTCCCCTAGACCTCGGGACTCTGGGTCACCGCATGCGCTTTCGTCGCCAAGAGAAAGGATGGACTCAAGAGCAGCTTGCCGTACGGGCAGGCACCAACCAAGCCGTTATTCAAAAGATAGAGAACGGCAAGAGCCTGCGACCGCGGAAAATCGACCAGATTGCCGCCGTGCTTGATGTCAACCCGGCATGGCTGATGTTCGGTGACGAACTGGCTGCCACTCTGCCTGAAGAGGCAATGACTGTCGCCAATGAATGGAATAGGATCCCGGAACCTGACAGATCAAGAATCCGTCAGGAGATTCAGAACCTGGCCCGTTAA
- the lgt gene encoding prolipoprotein diacylglyceryl transferase — MLTYPDIDPVLLSIGPLKVHWYGAMYLVGFFGGWWLARMRAARQGSGWAPQQIDDLLFYIALGVVLGGRLGYTLFYKFDLLLQDPLSLLRIWEGGMSFHGGLLGVLFAMWLYGRRFQRRFFDLTDFIAPLIPIGLGAGRLGNFINGELWGGPGSVPWAMQVSCDRFYDLCANKLQLPAVTGFTPPLHPSQLYEALLEGVVLFIILWLYSAKPRPVMAVSGMFLLCYGLFRFLVELVRMPDSHIGYLAFNWLTQGQLLTLPMLLGGPLLLVIAYRRQKQTTTDS, encoded by the coding sequence ATGCTGACTTACCCAGATATCGACCCCGTACTCCTCTCGATCGGCCCACTCAAAGTTCACTGGTACGGCGCCATGTACCTGGTTGGTTTTTTTGGCGGCTGGTGGTTGGCCAGGATGCGCGCGGCCCGTCAGGGATCGGGGTGGGCTCCACAGCAGATCGATGACCTGCTGTTCTATATCGCACTTGGGGTGGTGCTTGGAGGTAGGCTGGGTTACACCCTCTTCTACAAATTCGATCTGCTGCTACAAGATCCCCTCTCGCTGTTACGAATATGGGAGGGCGGTATGTCATTCCATGGCGGGCTGCTCGGTGTGCTGTTTGCCATGTGGCTCTATGGTCGGCGTTTTCAGCGGCGGTTTTTCGATCTTACCGACTTTATTGCACCCCTGATCCCTATTGGCCTTGGTGCTGGTCGTCTGGGTAATTTCATCAATGGGGAGCTCTGGGGTGGGCCGGGATCGGTACCCTGGGCGATGCAGGTCTCCTGTGATCGCTTTTATGATCTCTGCGCCAACAAACTGCAGCTGCCGGCGGTAACCGGGTTTACCCCGCCGCTCCATCCCAGCCAGCTCTATGAGGCACTGCTGGAGGGGGTGGTTCTATTTATTATCCTCTGGCTCTACTCTGCCAAGCCGAGGCCTGTTATGGCAGTCTCCGGTATGTTCCTCCTCTGCTACGGCCTGTTCCGGTTCCTGGTTGAGCTGGTTCGGATGCCGGACAGCCATATCGGTTATCTCGCCTTCAACTGGTTGACTCAGGGACAGCTGCTAACCCTGCCGATGCTGCTGGGTGGGCCACTGCTGCTTGTGATTGCTTACCGCCGACAGAAACAGACAACAACGGATTCATAG
- a CDS encoding thymidylate synthase, producing MHQYLDLMRHVRDNGTHKEDRTGTGTISLFGHQMRFDLSQGFPLVTTKKLHLRSIIHELLWFLQGDTNIRYLKENGVRIWDEWADESGDLGPVYGYQWRSWPAPDGGHIDQISQLIEQIKNNPDSRRLMVTAWNPADVERMALPPCHCLFQFYVLDGRLSCQLYQRSADIFLGVPFNIASYALLAMMVAQVTGLEPGEFIHTFGDAHLYSNHLEQVDLQLSREPLPLPEMKLNPDVKSLFDFCYEDFELTGYEAHPHIKAEVAV from the coding sequence ATGCACCAGTATCTCGACCTTATGCGCCATGTGCGCGACAACGGTACTCACAAGGAGGATCGGACCGGCACCGGCACCATCAGCCTGTTTGGTCACCAGATGCGCTTCGATCTCTCCCAGGGCTTTCCCCTGGTCACTACCAAGAAGCTGCATCTGCGCTCGATCATCCATGAACTGCTTTGGTTTCTTCAGGGCGACACCAATATTCGCTACCTGAAAGAGAACGGTGTACGTATCTGGGATGAGTGGGCGGATGAGAGCGGCGACCTGGGGCCGGTCTATGGTTACCAGTGGCGCTCCTGGCCTGCACCTGACGGTGGTCATATAGACCAGATCAGTCAGCTGATCGAGCAGATCAAGAATAATCCGGACTCAAGGCGACTGATGGTTACTGCGTGGAATCCCGCTGATGTGGAGCGGATGGCGCTTCCCCCCTGTCACTGTCTGTTTCAGTTCTACGTGCTGGATGGGCGGCTCTCCTGCCAGCTCTACCAGCGCAGTGCTGACATATTTCTGGGTGTACCCTTCAATATCGCTTCCTACGCCTTGCTTGCCATGATGGTTGCTCAGGTCACGGGGCTGGAGCCTGGAGAGTTTATCCACACCTTTGGTGATGCGCACCTCTACTCAAATCATCTGGAGCAGGTGGATCTACAGCTCTCGCGGGAGCCTCTGCCGTTACCTGAAATGAAACTGAATCCTGATGTGAAGTCCCTTTTTGATTTCTGTTATGAGGATTTTGAGCTGACAGGGTATGAGGCGCACCCCCACATCAAGGCTGAAGTAGCGGTTTAA
- the folA gene encoding type 3 dihydrofolate reductase, giving the protein MNTRQQKITLIAAMAENRVIGRDNGLPWRLPADLKHFKALTMGKPMVMGRKTWESLPGLLPGREHVVVTSDRHYQAEGCRLVHSIEEALSAVADAPEVMVVGGALLYRQMLPLAQTIYLTLVHTEVEGDAWFPAIDEREWQEVGRESHPADEKNDYPYTFIHLKR; this is encoded by the coding sequence ATGAATACCCGGCAACAGAAGATCACACTGATAGCGGCGATGGCGGAAAATCGTGTCATCGGCAGAGATAACGGCCTACCTTGGCGATTGCCTGCAGACCTCAAACATTTCAAAGCGTTGACTATGGGTAAGCCCATGGTGATGGGGCGTAAAACCTGGGAATCGTTGCCGGGCCTACTGCCTGGGCGGGAACATGTGGTGGTTACCAGTGACCGCCACTATCAGGCTGAGGGGTGTCGGCTGGTTCACTCCATCGAAGAGGCGTTGAGTGCAGTCGCTGACGCACCTGAAGTGATGGTGGTTGGCGGTGCGCTCTTATACCGGCAGATGCTGCCGCTGGCTCAGACTATCTATCTCACTCTGGTCCATACGGAAGTAGAGGGTGATGCCTGGTTTCCTGCCATTGATGAGCGCGAGTGGCAGGAGGTTGGTCGGGAAAGTCATCCGGCGGACGAGAAAAACGACTACCCCTACACCTTTATTCATCTCAAGAGATAG
- a CDS encoding symmetrical bis(5'-nucleosyl)-tetraphosphatase, with amino-acid sequence MAIYAIGDIQGCYDELRRLLDQLDFDPAKDTLWFAGDLVNRGPHSLKVLRFVRKLGSSAVTVLGNHDLHLLAISEGNFKHKAKDHTLDPVLKAKDRDQLLHWLRHQPLMHHDKKRGFSLVHAGLPPQWNIATALACAGEVEAALQGAGFHRYCMQMYGNLPDRWSPKLKGMDRLRFITNSFTRMRYCDTAGSLALREKGTPGKQGKGLLPWFKHPARASRRDRIIFGHWSTLGYLQQNNVWALDTGCLWGGKLTALKLRNKKAPTPTHLDCPGAKTPGVDG; translated from the coding sequence ATGGCAATATACGCCATTGGTGATATCCAGGGTTGCTACGATGAGTTGAGGCGACTGCTGGATCAGCTTGACTTCGATCCGGCAAAAGACACTCTCTGGTTTGCCGGAGATCTGGTCAACCGTGGCCCTCATTCCCTGAAAGTACTGCGCTTTGTTCGTAAGCTTGGAAGCAGTGCGGTCACTGTACTCGGCAATCATGACCTCCACCTATTGGCAATATCCGAGGGCAACTTCAAGCATAAGGCCAAAGATCACACCCTTGACCCCGTTCTCAAGGCAAAAGACCGGGACCAACTGCTGCACTGGCTACGCCACCAACCGCTGATGCATCATGATAAAAAGCGTGGCTTCAGTCTGGTTCACGCGGGGCTCCCTCCCCAGTGGAACATAGCTACAGCTCTCGCTTGTGCCGGCGAGGTAGAGGCTGCGCTCCAGGGGGCGGGTTTCCACCGCTACTGCATGCAGATGTATGGCAACCTCCCGGACCGCTGGTCGCCGAAACTCAAAGGGATGGACCGTCTACGATTCATCACCAACAGCTTCACTCGCATGCGTTACTGCGATACGGCCGGTTCATTGGCTCTGCGGGAGAAGGGGACACCGGGAAAACAGGGGAAAGGATTACTACCCTGGTTTAAGCACCCGGCACGGGCCAGTCGCCGCGACCGCATCATCTTCGGCCACTGGTCAACTCTCGGCTACCTGCAACAGAACAACGTCTGGGCTCTCGATACCGGTTGTCTGTGGGGCGGTAAACTAACCGCTCTGAAACTACGCAACAAGAAAGCGCCCACGCCGACTCACCTCGACTGCCCCGGAGCAAAGACACCCGGAGTTGACGGGTAG
- the apaG gene encoding Co2+/Mg2+ efflux protein ApaG, which produces MSRESSHKIEIDVQSQYIEDQSRPGDDHYVFAYTVTIRNNGSVAARLMGRHWTITDADGGVQDVYGDGVIGQQPFLKPGEDFSYTSGTALKTPVGSMQGSYQMRSEKGEHFDAPIPPFSLASPKILH; this is translated from the coding sequence ATGTCGAGAGAGTCCAGTCACAAGATAGAGATTGATGTGCAGAGCCAGTACATTGAGGATCAGTCACGCCCCGGCGATGACCACTACGTTTTTGCCTACACCGTCACTATCCGTAACAACGGCTCTGTGGCGGCACGGCTGATGGGGCGCCACTGGACCATTACCGATGCCGATGGCGGTGTCCAGGACGTCTACGGTGACGGCGTTATCGGCCAACAACCCTTTCTCAAGCCGGGGGAAGACTTCAGCTACACCAGCGGAACTGCATTGAAAACCCCGGTAGGCAGCATGCAGGGCAGCTATCAGATGCGCTCTGAAAAGGGAGAGCATTTCGACGCACCTATTCCACCCTTCTCTCTGGCCTCGCCAAAGATACTCCATTGA